From Leptidea sinapis chromosome 3, ilLepSina1.1, whole genome shotgun sequence, a single genomic window includes:
- the LOC126979485 gene encoding ribonuclease kappa → MACTICGPKFSLCALVLSVWGIIQLTLMGVFYQIGAVALLEDLPMEEGGHHSITDFIAQVEDGYTQNAHNCWIAALLYVITLVVSGHQFWMNNRASVSM, encoded by the exons ATGGCCTGTACAATTTGTGGACCTAAATTCTCGCTATGCGCTTTGGTATTGAGTGTTTGGGGTATAATACAACTT ACTCTTATGGGAGTTTTCTATCAGATTGGGGCAGTTGCACTCTTAGAAGATCTTCCAATGGAGGAAGGTGGACACCATTCTATTACAGATTTCATTGCCCAAGTTGAAGATGGATACACTCAG AATGCACACAACTGTTGGATTGCTGCATTACTCTATGTTATTACATTAGTTGTCTCTGGACATCAGTTTTGGATGAACAACCGTGCTTCAGTCAGCATGTAA
- the LOC126979462 gene encoding pleckstrin homology domain-containing family F member 2 isoform X2: MVDRLVNSEANARRIAMVESCFGSSGQSLAEQGRVLVGEGVLTKMCRKKPKARQFFLFNDILVYGNIVINKKKYNKQHVIPLEEVKLESLRDEGQYRNGWLIRTASKSFAVYAATATEKEEWMAHIEKCIEDLLRKSGKQPPSEHAAVWVPDNEATICMHCKKTQFTVLNRRHHCRKCGSVVCGPCSSKKFLLRGQSEKPLRVCLQCYDELNRAQSRSIPPNQQRPPAAKATDTVAGASGGESSQDDDSDDEDERNTAEEKHDEGFTSYNGVKNGFRNKVTSV, encoded by the exons atGGTGGACCGTTTAG TTAATAGTGAAGCAAATGCTAGAAGAATTGCAATGGTCGAGAGCTGCTTCGGCAGTTCTGGGCAG TCCTTGGCTGAACAAGGAAGAGTCCTTGTGGGAGAAGGTGTCCTGACAAAAATGTGTCGCAAGAAACCAAAAGCTCGGCAATTCTTCTTATTCAATGATATTCTGGTGTATGGCAACATTgtaataaacaaaaagaaataCAACAAACAACATGTTATTCCGTTAGAAGAAGTGAAATTAGAGTCACTCAGAGATGAGGGTC aatACCGCAACGGATGGTTAATACGCACAGCATCAAAATCATTTGCTGTATATGCAGCAACTGCAACAGAGAAAGAAGAATGGATGGCTCACATTGAGAAGTGTATTGAGGATTTATTAAGGAAAA GTGGTAAGCAGCCACCATCGGAGCATGCTGCAGTGTGGGTTCCAGACAATGAGGCAACAATATGCATGCACTGCAAAAAGACACAGTTCACTGTGCTCAACAGAAgg catCATTGTCGTAAATGTGGTTCAGTAGTTTGCGGGCCGTGTTCGTCAAAGAAGTTTCTGTTGCGCGGACAGAGCGAGAAACCGCTGCGTGTGTGTTTACAGTGTTACGATGAACTGAACCGCGCCCAGTCCCGTTCCATACCACCCAACCAGCAGCGACCACCAGCTG CAAAAGCAACGGACACGGTCGCCGGCGCGTCGGGCGGTGAGTCGTCACAAGACGACGACAGCGACGACGAAGACGAACGTAACACCGCTGAAGAGAAACACGATGAG GGCTTTACAAGCTATAATGGTGTCAAAAACGGCTTCAGAAATAAGGTTACATCTGTGTAG
- the LOC126979462 gene encoding pleckstrin homology domain-containing family F member 2 isoform X1, which yields MVDRLVNSEANARRIAMVESCFGSSGQSLAEQGRVLVGEGVLTKMCRKKPKARQFFLFNDILVYGNIVINKKKYNKQHVIPLEEVKLESLRDEGQYRNGWLIRTASKSFAVYAATATEKEEWMAHIEKCIEDLLRKSGKQPPSEHAAVWVPDNEATICMHCKKTQFTVLNRRHHCRKCGSVVCGPCSSKKFLLRGQSEKPLRVCLQCYDELNRAQSRSIPPNQQRPPAAKATDTVAGASGGESSQDDDSDDEDERNTAEEKHDEPKFYGDGEKTEEINNHSSKDSK from the exons atGGTGGACCGTTTAG TTAATAGTGAAGCAAATGCTAGAAGAATTGCAATGGTCGAGAGCTGCTTCGGCAGTTCTGGGCAG TCCTTGGCTGAACAAGGAAGAGTCCTTGTGGGAGAAGGTGTCCTGACAAAAATGTGTCGCAAGAAACCAAAAGCTCGGCAATTCTTCTTATTCAATGATATTCTGGTGTATGGCAACATTgtaataaacaaaaagaaataCAACAAACAACATGTTATTCCGTTAGAAGAAGTGAAATTAGAGTCACTCAGAGATGAGGGTC aatACCGCAACGGATGGTTAATACGCACAGCATCAAAATCATTTGCTGTATATGCAGCAACTGCAACAGAGAAAGAAGAATGGATGGCTCACATTGAGAAGTGTATTGAGGATTTATTAAGGAAAA GTGGTAAGCAGCCACCATCGGAGCATGCTGCAGTGTGGGTTCCAGACAATGAGGCAACAATATGCATGCACTGCAAAAAGACACAGTTCACTGTGCTCAACAGAAgg catCATTGTCGTAAATGTGGTTCAGTAGTTTGCGGGCCGTGTTCGTCAAAGAAGTTTCTGTTGCGCGGACAGAGCGAGAAACCGCTGCGTGTGTGTTTACAGTGTTACGATGAACTGAACCGCGCCCAGTCCCGTTCCATACCACCCAACCAGCAGCGACCACCAGCTG CAAAAGCAACGGACACGGTCGCCGGCGCGTCGGGCGGTGAGTCGTCACAAGACGACGACAGCGACGACGAAGACGAACGTAACACCGCTGAAGAGAAACACGATGAG cCAAAATTCTACGGTGACGGCGAAAAGACTGAAGAAATAAATAACCATTCTTCTAAAGACTCCAAGTGA